A genomic segment from Lignipirellula cremea encodes:
- the xerD gene encoding site-specific tyrosine recombinase XerD, whose translation MARQRRTLFSKQAEPQPEPAQQRIETFVDYLRSECRLSEHTVEAYGRDLRRFQGWLAGRHVRSLQLSELSDFVGMLKDLKLAPSSIARHIVSLRMFFRYLQLEGVLTDNLAELLGSPKLWERVPEVLSPQRVERFLHAPRANDPFRLRDRALLELLYATGCRASELSNMKVRDVHLADAYCLCHGKGDKQRLTPLGEPAIAAVQEYLAQQRPDLAAAAGSEPAWLILSRTGRRLRREAIWEIVKKYAARAGLPTAISPHSLRHSFATHLLAGGADLRQVQEMLGHASIATTQIYTHVDQSRLKKIHAQFHPRA comes from the coding sequence ATGGCTCGACAACGACGAACGCTGTTCTCCAAACAGGCGGAACCCCAGCCGGAGCCTGCCCAGCAGCGTATTGAGACCTTTGTCGATTATCTCCGCAGCGAGTGCCGCCTGTCGGAGCATACGGTCGAAGCGTACGGCCGTGATCTGCGTCGCTTCCAGGGCTGGCTGGCCGGCCGCCATGTGCGCTCCCTGCAGCTGAGCGAGCTGTCGGACTTTGTCGGCATGCTGAAAGACCTGAAACTGGCGCCTTCGAGCATCGCCCGGCATATTGTTTCCCTGCGGATGTTCTTCCGCTACCTGCAGCTGGAAGGGGTGCTGACCGACAATCTGGCAGAACTGCTCGGCAGCCCCAAGCTCTGGGAACGCGTCCCCGAGGTCTTGTCGCCGCAGCGGGTCGAACGCTTCCTGCATGCCCCTCGGGCGAACGATCCGTTCCGCCTGCGCGACCGGGCCCTGCTGGAACTGCTCTACGCCACGGGCTGCCGGGCGTCGGAACTGTCGAACATGAAAGTCCGGGACGTGCATCTGGCTGACGCTTACTGCTTGTGCCACGGCAAAGGGGACAAGCAGCGATTGACGCCCTTGGGAGAGCCGGCGATTGCGGCGGTTCAGGAGTACCTGGCCCAGCAGCGTCCGGATCTAGCCGCGGCCGCCGGGAGCGAACCGGCGTGGCTCATTCTGTCGCGCACCGGCCGGCGCCTGCGACGGGAGGCGATCTGGGAGATCGTCAAAAAGTACGCCGCCCGGGCCGGTTTGCCGACCGCCATCAGCCCGCACTCTTTGCGTCACAGTTTCGCCACGCACCTGCTGGCCGGCGGGGCCGATCTCCGCCAGGTGCAAGAGATGCTGGGGCACGCCAGTATCGCGACGACGCAGATTTACACGCACGTCGACCAGTCCCGGCTGAAGAAGATTCACGCCCAGTTCCATCCGCGTGCGTAA
- a CDS encoding 3-keto-disaccharide hydrolase, producing MKISLSRFAALTAAGGMLFVSGVVGAAWVDEYKSGIVWPEPPIVAPGETVGAPPADALVLFGGTDLSQWNGGDDWKIENGYAQVQKSSISTKESFGDCQLHLEFATPEVVKGSGQGRGNSGVYLMGKYEVQILDSYDNTTYFDGQCASIYKQTPPIVNVCRKPGEWQTYDIIFTAPRFGDDGELTSPAAVTVLQNGVLVQNHFVLHGGTSYTEAPRYQKHAEKLPLSLQNHGNPTRFRNIWIRENVHAPVGEPPQAAAQD from the coding sequence ATGAAAATTTCGTTATCGCGCTTCGCCGCCCTGACGGCTGCTGGTGGAATGCTGTTTGTTTCGGGTGTCGTCGGGGCCGCCTGGGTCGACGAGTACAAAAGCGGTATTGTCTGGCCGGAGCCGCCAATTGTGGCTCCCGGCGAAACGGTGGGAGCTCCCCCGGCCGACGCCCTGGTTCTCTTTGGCGGAACGGATCTGTCGCAGTGGAATGGGGGCGACGACTGGAAGATTGAAAACGGCTACGCCCAGGTGCAGAAGAGCAGCATTTCGACCAAAGAATCGTTTGGCGATTGCCAGCTTCATCTGGAGTTCGCCACGCCCGAAGTCGTCAAAGGCAGCGGCCAGGGGCGCGGCAACAGCGGCGTCTACCTGATGGGGAAGTACGAAGTGCAGATTCTCGACTCGTACGACAATACGACCTACTTCGACGGCCAGTGCGCTTCCATCTACAAGCAGACGCCGCCGATTGTGAATGTCTGCCGCAAGCCGGGTGAATGGCAGACCTACGACATTATCTTTACGGCTCCCCGCTTTGGCGACGATGGCGAACTGACCAGCCCGGCCGCCGTAACCGTCCTGCAGAACGGCGTGCTGGTGCAGAATCATTTTGTGCTGCACGGCGGCACTTCGTACACCGAAGCGCCCCGCTATCAGAAGCATGCCGAGAAGCTGCCGTTGTCGCTGCAGAACCACGGCAACCCGACCCGGTTCCGCAACATCTGGATCCGGGAGAACGTTCACGCCCCGGTCGGCGAACCGCCGCAGGCCGCCGCCCAGGACTAA
- a CDS encoding ABC transporter permease produces the protein MSTLDKGLLPEELAGQEPAAAGIARLEGWLDRAGERLNPILVKEARQAMKSMQFVVTFTLLILCAWAWTGLVLSLSYAQHGEAMYFQPMGPLVLAGYFTVLAVPLLVIVPYMAFRSLASEREDGTFELLSITALSARQIVTGKLGSAILQIIVYYSALSPCIAFTYLLRGIDVVSIMLLLSGLFLGSVLLSALGLLLATVTTVQVWQMLISILQLIGQLFITGWVVTAVWVWVEAGSPTAYDDRIFWLIMLLLALIMGSFLALFVMAAAAQISFSSDNRSTRLRMVMCVQHLILFGWAVCWYANQKEWEAFTFFFSISAFYWAVMGSLMSGEMAELSPRVRRQLPQSLLGRAVFTWFNPGSGTGTLFALLNYLLGVVCVAFLGTFLGLWNESDPFPFEHIVLPGILWLSYLAIYLTIGRGLVMLFRQRMAIGVFRAFSINLFVIVGGAVGPFLASAILPAIFDLNVASYEYDMMQLPNWLWTIIEVHDESLSAQSVIVGLVLLGGGLAFLVQLALAAREVEATRQAAPQRVLEDEAEMHPRRESLPSSPWDHDEPASGEPAPSEQAAISPEDPAAPGIIE, from the coding sequence GTGAGCACGCTGGATAAAGGGCTGTTGCCGGAAGAGCTGGCGGGACAGGAACCGGCCGCCGCCGGGATTGCTCGCCTGGAAGGCTGGCTGGACCGGGCCGGGGAACGGTTGAACCCGATTCTGGTCAAGGAAGCCCGCCAGGCGATGAAGAGCATGCAGTTCGTCGTGACGTTTACACTGCTCATTCTGTGCGCCTGGGCCTGGACCGGGCTGGTCCTGTCGCTGAGCTATGCACAGCATGGCGAAGCGATGTATTTCCAGCCGATGGGGCCGCTGGTGCTGGCCGGTTACTTCACCGTGCTGGCCGTGCCATTGCTGGTGATTGTGCCGTACATGGCGTTCCGCTCGCTGGCGTCGGAACGGGAAGACGGCACTTTTGAGCTGCTATCGATTACGGCCTTGTCGGCCCGACAGATTGTGACGGGCAAACTGGGCAGTGCGATCCTGCAGATCATCGTTTACTACTCGGCCCTTTCCCCTTGTATCGCCTTTACCTATCTGCTCCGTGGTATCGACGTGGTGTCGATCATGCTGCTGCTGTCGGGGCTGTTCCTGGGGTCCGTGCTGCTGTCGGCGCTAGGGCTCTTGCTGGCCACGGTCACCACGGTGCAGGTGTGGCAGATGCTCATCTCGATCCTGCAGTTGATCGGGCAGCTGTTTATTACAGGGTGGGTGGTGACGGCGGTCTGGGTCTGGGTCGAGGCAGGCTCGCCTACCGCTTACGACGACCGAATCTTCTGGCTTATCATGTTGCTGCTGGCGCTGATCATGGGGTCGTTTCTGGCCCTGTTTGTGATGGCGGCCGCTGCGCAAATTAGTTTTTCCAGCGACAATCGCTCCACCCGACTGCGCATGGTGATGTGCGTGCAGCACTTGATTCTTTTTGGCTGGGCCGTCTGCTGGTACGCCAATCAGAAGGAATGGGAGGCCTTTACGTTCTTCTTTTCCATTTCGGCTTTTTACTGGGCCGTGATGGGATCGCTGATGAGCGGGGAAATGGCCGAGCTCTCCCCCCGTGTACGGCGGCAGTTGCCGCAAAGCTTGTTAGGACGGGCCGTGTTTACCTGGTTCAATCCCGGGTCGGGGACGGGCACTTTGTTCGCCCTGCTGAACTACCTGCTGGGAGTGGTGTGCGTGGCGTTCCTGGGGACCTTCCTGGGCTTGTGGAACGAGTCCGACCCCTTCCCGTTTGAGCATATCGTGCTGCCAGGGATACTCTGGCTGTCCTATCTGGCGATATATCTGACGATCGGCCGGGGACTAGTGATGCTCTTCCGGCAACGGATGGCGATCGGCGTGTTCCGGGCGTTCTCGATCAATCTGTTTGTCATTGTGGGAGGGGCGGTGGGGCCGTTTCTGGCCTCGGCCATTCTTCCGGCCATCTTTGACCTGAATGTGGCTTCCTACGAGTACGACATGATGCAGCTGCCCAACTGGCTCTGGACCATTATCGAAGTGCACGACGAGAGCTTGAGCGCCCAGTCGGTGATTGTGGGGCTGGTGCTGCTGGGCGGCGGGCTGGCGTTTCTTGTGCAGTTAGCACTGGCCGCCCGCGAGGTCGAAGCGACCCGCCAGGCCGCCCCACAACGCGTGCTGGAAGATGAAGCAGAAATGCATCCCCGCCGGGAATCCCTGCCCAGCAGCCCCTGGGATCACGACGAGCCAGCCTCCGGGGAGCCCGCGCCCAGCGAGCAAGCCGCCATCAGCCCCGAGGATCCGGCGGCGCCGGGCATTATCGAATAA
- the pilM gene encoding type IV pilus assembly protein PilM has protein sequence MSNAVWGIDIGQCALKALRCTLDDDEKSIVADAYDYIEYPKILSQPEANREELIRDALEQFLSRNEVRGCKVAMSVPGQAGLSRFFKPPPVDAKLIPDIVKYEAKQQIPFPLEDVVWDFQKIGGTEVDGFTLDAEVGLFAMKREQVFRAIKPFTDAGIELSIVQLAPLCIYNYVSYDLLDGGPNPEEIDPDNPPESLVVLSIGTETTDLVITNGVRIWQRSIPLGGNHFTKQLSRELKMTYVKAEHLKRNARQAEDPKTVFQVMRPVFNDFVTEIQRSLNFFQNIDRQTKIGRLVMIGNTVRLPGLRQYLSKNLGLDVIKVDEFRHLKGGEVKSSPQFHENLLAYAGSYGLCLQALDVANLSTNLLPQEFITNRLIREKKPWAVAAVGAVLLAFSFNYLFHYGSFAKVEPAYANQGVDWRSATSTVDSVQNVSTSFKGEQETLKKTRDHFVAMGEEVVGAGDRKLLWLELYRAINSALPVDPRFAENPTAIRDPMKVPYLDRPDIYIRYIESQYFEDTARWWTPAIQKKWEEVSDQKSEGDAEGEDAGAAPPPVEPGMDPAMDPSMDPSMGGGQPQGEPGAAGGPTGPGWVIEIRGYHFHNSSTNVEGGSGYTYLRNTLIEQLKKGTVRLPKEAAVDGREPAMVEYTMEELGIRFPVVVENNDIEHRFQIKNERYVPPSVAGRNDGSGEDGAGVPRNDAAVVPDDGSNPQRFDAPKYEFVIQFCWQEKRLHERNEIREAAERAKADAEKALEAERQANAGNPEGGN, from the coding sequence ATGAGCAATGCTGTTTGGGGCATTGACATTGGTCAGTGCGCACTGAAAGCGCTCCGGTGCACGCTCGACGATGACGAAAAGTCGATCGTGGCCGACGCCTATGACTATATTGAATACCCGAAGATTCTGAGCCAGCCGGAAGCCAACCGGGAAGAACTGATCCGCGATGCGCTGGAGCAGTTTCTCTCCCGCAACGAAGTCCGCGGCTGCAAGGTGGCGATGAGCGTGCCCGGCCAGGCGGGCCTGTCGCGCTTCTTCAAGCCGCCGCCGGTCGACGCCAAGCTGATCCCTGATATCGTTAAATACGAGGCGAAACAGCAGATCCCCTTCCCGCTGGAAGATGTCGTCTGGGACTTTCAGAAGATCGGCGGGACCGAAGTCGACGGCTTTACCCTCGACGCCGAGGTCGGCCTGTTCGCCATGAAACGGGAACAGGTGTTTCGGGCGATCAAGCCATTTACCGACGCCGGGATTGAGCTATCGATCGTGCAGCTGGCTCCGCTGTGCATTTATAACTATGTCAGCTACGACCTGCTCGATGGCGGCCCCAATCCGGAAGAAATCGACCCCGACAACCCGCCCGAGTCGCTGGTGGTGCTGTCGATTGGTACGGAAACGACCGACCTGGTGATTACCAACGGCGTGCGTATCTGGCAACGCAGCATCCCGCTGGGCGGCAATCATTTCACCAAGCAGCTCAGTCGCGAGCTGAAAATGACGTACGTCAAAGCGGAGCACCTGAAACGGAACGCCCGCCAGGCCGAAGATCCGAAAACCGTCTTCCAGGTAATGCGTCCCGTTTTCAACGACTTTGTGACAGAAATCCAGCGGTCGCTCAACTTTTTCCAGAACATTGACCGGCAGACCAAAATTGGTCGTCTGGTGATGATCGGCAACACGGTCCGCCTGCCGGGTCTGCGCCAGTATCTGTCGAAGAACCTCGGCCTGGATGTCATCAAAGTCGACGAGTTCCGGCATCTCAAAGGGGGCGAGGTCAAATCGTCGCCCCAGTTCCATGAGAATCTGCTGGCCTACGCCGGTTCCTATGGCCTGTGCCTGCAGGCCCTGGACGTGGCCAATCTGTCCACGAACCTGCTGCCGCAGGAATTTATCACCAACCGCCTGATCCGCGAGAAGAAACCGTGGGCCGTAGCGGCCGTCGGCGCCGTGCTGCTGGCGTTTTCGTTCAATTACCTGTTCCATTACGGTAGCTTCGCCAAGGTCGAACCCGCGTACGCCAACCAGGGCGTCGACTGGCGGTCGGCCACTTCGACGGTGGACTCGGTGCAGAACGTTAGTACGAGTTTCAAGGGCGAACAGGAAACGTTGAAAAAGACCCGCGACCATTTTGTCGCCATGGGAGAAGAGGTCGTCGGCGCCGGCGACCGGAAACTGCTCTGGCTGGAACTGTACCGGGCCATCAATAGCGCCCTGCCAGTCGATCCGCGGTTTGCAGAAAATCCGACCGCCATTCGTGATCCGATGAAGGTGCCGTACCTCGATCGACCCGATATTTACATCCGGTATATCGAATCCCAATACTTTGAAGACACGGCTCGCTGGTGGACTCCGGCGATCCAGAAAAAATGGGAGGAAGTCTCCGACCAGAAGAGCGAAGGCGACGCCGAAGGAGAAGACGCCGGCGCCGCCCCGCCGCCGGTCGAACCGGGAATGGACCCGGCAATGGATCCTTCCATGGACCCGTCCATGGGCGGCGGCCAGCCCCAGGGCGAACCGGGCGCCGCCGGAGGACCAACCGGCCCCGGCTGGGTGATCGAGATTCGCGGTTACCACTTCCACAACAGCTCGACCAACGTCGAAGGCGGTTCTGGCTACACCTACTTGCGCAATACGCTGATCGAGCAGTTGAAAAAAGGGACGGTCCGGTTGCCCAAGGAAGCCGCGGTCGATGGCCGCGAACCGGCCATGGTTGAATACACCATGGAAGAACTCGGTATCCGTTTCCCCGTGGTGGTCGAGAACAACGATATTGAGCACCGCTTCCAGATCAAGAACGAACGTTATGTACCGCCGTCGGTTGCGGGCCGCAACGACGGCTCAGGAGAAGACGGCGCTGGCGTCCCCCGCAACGACGCCGCCGTCGTCCCCGACGACGGCTCCAACCCCCAGCGGTTCGACGCACCGAAATACGAATTTGTGATTCAATTCTGCTGGCAAGAAAAACGTCTTCACGAACGTAACGAGATTCGCGAAGCGGCCGAACGGGCCAAAGCCGACGCAGAAAAGGCTCTCGAAGCAGAACGCCAGGCAAACGCCGGCAATCCCGAAGGAGGCAACTAG
- a CDS encoding alpha/beta hydrolase, with product MFRSLSFLLPALLLGGALLAQAEEPTSANDPVLASRLKQYPQADTNQDGVLTQFEAKTFYRNVLLPKLRIQRQPTHADVSYGPHPRQVFDLYLAKSERPTPLVIYLHGGGFVGGDKRTVNGEVVDLLHAAGISVAAIHYRLVGGDVQFPAPQHDAARAVQTLRHQAEKWNLDPQRFAAYGSSAGAGISMWLGFHDDLAQPDSDDPIARQSTRLLAVGSVGGQSSYDPHVIRDWIGGRAWEHPSVLKVYGASQLSDLDDPKLQPLYDEVSAIQHVSQDDPPILMFYSEPDQPLPADARPGEGIHHPIFGHKLKAAMTRAGVEAQNYHQTNAGGPLSRLLAEFMIKNLNAPR from the coding sequence ATGTTTCGATCGCTAAGTTTCCTGCTGCCCGCCCTGTTACTGGGCGGAGCATTGCTGGCCCAGGCCGAAGAGCCGACCTCCGCGAACGACCCCGTGCTGGCCTCGCGATTGAAACAGTATCCCCAGGCGGACACTAACCAGGATGGCGTGCTGACCCAGTTCGAAGCCAAAACCTTCTACCGGAACGTGCTGCTGCCGAAGCTACGGATCCAGCGGCAGCCGACCCATGCTGATGTTTCCTATGGCCCTCATCCGCGGCAGGTGTTCGACCTGTATCTGGCAAAGTCAGAACGGCCGACCCCGTTGGTGATTTACCTTCATGGCGGCGGTTTTGTCGGCGGCGACAAGCGAACGGTCAATGGAGAAGTCGTTGACTTGCTGCACGCGGCCGGGATTTCCGTCGCGGCGATCCATTATCGCCTGGTCGGCGGCGACGTGCAGTTCCCCGCGCCCCAGCACGATGCGGCCCGCGCCGTGCAGACCCTGCGTCACCAGGCGGAGAAGTGGAACCTGGACCCGCAGCGTTTTGCCGCCTACGGCAGTTCGGCGGGAGCCGGCATCTCCATGTGGCTGGGCTTTCACGACGATCTGGCCCAGCCGGACAGCGACGACCCGATCGCCCGGCAGTCGACTCGACTGCTGGCGGTCGGTTCGGTCGGTGGGCAAAGCTCCTACGACCCGCACGTGATCCGGGACTGGATCGGCGGCAGGGCGTGGGAGCATCCTTCGGTGCTGAAGGTCTACGGGGCCTCGCAATTGTCCGACCTGGACGACCCGAAACTGCAGCCGCTGTATGATGAAGTTTCCGCGATCCAGCATGTCAGCCAGGACGATCCGCCGATCCTGATGTTCTATTCGGAGCCTGACCAGCCGCTTCCCGCCGACGCCAGACCCGGAGAGGGGATTCACCATCCGATCTTTGGCCACAAGCTGAAAGCGGCAATGACCAGGGCCGGAGTCGAGGCCCAGAACTACCATCAGACCAACGCCGGCGGGCCCCTGTCGCGCCTTTTGGCGGAGTTTATGATCAAAAACTTGAACGCCCCCAGGTAA
- the rtcA gene encoding RNA 3'-terminal phosphate cyclase translates to MITIDGAEGEGGGQVLRSALTLSLVTGEPFTIQNIRARRKSPGLKRQHLAAVQAAARVGAAEVEGDSLESMRLQFRPAVLSGGHYDLRIHGAGSTSLVLQTLLPALLFADAPATVLMEGGTHNPWAPPFDYLTRAYLPLLARMGARISGELLQYGFFPAGGGACQFHVEPCRQLRGIELLETGPLLNRRFTAVVANLPLHIAERECDTFARKSGWPVRCFQCETVTARGPGNVAMAELDYELTPQLFIQFGKQGVKAEHVASNLWREVQRYQNQEAPISDYQADQLLLPLGLAAWKGGGPGLFRTGSLTEHSRTHIEVLQRFLPIAITAEEDGKNQIVRVEAAR, encoded by the coding sequence ATGATTACGATCGACGGGGCAGAAGGCGAAGGCGGCGGCCAGGTCTTGCGATCGGCATTAACGCTGAGCCTGGTGACGGGCGAGCCCTTTACCATCCAAAACATCCGCGCCCGACGCAAGTCGCCCGGTTTAAAACGACAGCACCTGGCCGCCGTCCAGGCGGCCGCCCGGGTCGGGGCCGCCGAAGTCGAAGGCGACTCACTGGAGTCGATGCGATTGCAGTTTCGCCCTGCAGTCCTGTCGGGCGGCCATTACGACCTGCGGATCCACGGCGCCGGCAGCACCTCGCTGGTGCTGCAGACGCTGTTGCCCGCGCTCTTGTTCGCCGACGCTCCCGCCACCGTGCTGATGGAAGGGGGGACTCACAATCCCTGGGCGCCGCCCTTTGATTACCTGACCCGCGCCTACCTGCCCTTGCTGGCCCGCATGGGAGCGAGAATTTCTGGCGAATTGCTGCAGTACGGTTTTTTCCCGGCCGGCGGCGGGGCGTGCCAGTTCCACGTGGAGCCGTGCCGGCAGCTGCGCGGGATCGAACTGCTGGAAACGGGACCACTGCTGAATCGCCGCTTTACGGCGGTGGTCGCCAATCTGCCACTGCATATTGCGGAACGCGAGTGCGATACGTTCGCCCGGAAAAGCGGCTGGCCGGTCCGCTGCTTCCAATGCGAAACCGTCACGGCCAGAGGCCCCGGGAATGTGGCGATGGCGGAGTTGGATTACGAACTGACGCCGCAGCTGTTTATCCAGTTTGGTAAACAGGGAGTCAAAGCCGAACATGTCGCTTCGAATCTCTGGAGAGAGGTCCAGCGGTATCAGAACCAGGAGGCGCCCATCAGCGACTACCAGGCCGATCAGCTGCTGTTGCCGCTGGGGCTGGCAGCCTGGAAAGGGGGCGGGCCGGGACTGTTTCGTACGGGCTCGCTGACCGAACACAGCCGCACGCACATCGAAGTGCTGCAGCGGTTTTTGCCGATTGCCATCACCGCGGAAGAAGACGGAAAAAACCAGATCGTCCGCGTTGAGGCAGCCCGCTGA
- a CDS encoding PrsW family intramembrane metalloprotease, with protein MALFEIALVTGLLPMLVYAAALWWLDHWEREPLKLVAAVFLWGAVPAVLTAIISSTLLERALSVSVIHNPATMVAATYWLVAPLTEELSKGAALLFLYLWFRREIDSLFDGVLYGAAIGFGFAAVENVLYFIGFGGSGTLELTLLIFLRSVAFGLNHAFFTSLTGLGFAFARFQRRPVWKVAAPLIGLALAMFFHGLHNYLVISGLPGLVLSFLVTWFGIFWVFVLLMMSLRHQGQLLQKHLEQEVELDVITAAQARTACSLRHRLFLGLLAGRPSAEFSRNDRRLDQLCAKLALKKHQLAKAGNLSGEFHEILTLRQEVAALSRDHRLRTDTA; from the coding sequence ATGGCTCTGTTTGAAATTGCCCTGGTGACCGGGCTGCTGCCGATGCTCGTGTATGCGGCGGCCCTCTGGTGGCTGGACCACTGGGAACGAGAACCCCTGAAACTGGTGGCGGCCGTGTTCCTGTGGGGGGCCGTGCCAGCGGTGCTGACCGCGATTATTTCCAGCACCTTGCTGGAAAGGGCCCTTTCGGTCTCGGTGATCCACAACCCGGCGACCATGGTGGCGGCCACCTACTGGCTGGTCGCTCCGCTGACCGAGGAGCTTTCCAAAGGCGCCGCGTTGCTGTTCCTGTATCTGTGGTTCCGCCGCGAAATTGATTCCCTGTTCGATGGGGTGCTGTACGGGGCGGCCATCGGCTTCGGCTTTGCCGCCGTCGAGAACGTGCTCTATTTTATTGGGTTCGGAGGCAGCGGGACGCTCGAGCTTACGTTGCTGATCTTTCTGCGGTCGGTGGCGTTTGGCCTGAACCATGCCTTTTTTACCAGCCTGACCGGACTCGGCTTTGCCTTTGCCCGCTTCCAGCGACGCCCCGTCTGGAAAGTCGCCGCTCCGCTGATCGGGCTGGCGCTGGCGATGTTCTTTCATGGCCTGCACAACTACCTGGTGATTTCCGGCCTGCCGGGACTGGTCCTGTCGTTTCTGGTTACCTGGTTCGGCATCTTCTGGGTGTTTGTGTTATTAATGATGTCGCTGCGGCACCAGGGCCAGTTGCTGCAGAAACATCTGGAGCAAGAGGTCGAGCTGGATGTCATCACGGCCGCCCAGGCCCGAACGGCCTGCTCGCTCAGGCATCGCCTGTTTCTGGGCCTGCTGGCCGGACGTCCCAGCGCAGAATTTTCCCGGAACGACCGCCGCCTGGACCAGCTCTGTGCGAAACTGGCGCTAAAGAAACATCAACTCGCCAAGGCCGGCAATCTGTCGGGCGAGTTTCACGAAATCCTTACCCTCCGCCAGGAAGTCGCCGCCCTGAGCCGCGACCATCGCTTGCGAACGGACACCGCATGA
- a CDS encoding dihydroorotase, which yields MRTLIKNAQVVLPTGIVAIPVLLEGGKIADLDPAPQITADVTIDATGLHLLPGVIDDQVHFREPGLTHKEDLASASRACAKGGVTTFLEMPNTKPAAITQAGVNEKLALAASKSLVNYGFYIGATPHNIEDLKTAQRTPGIKIFIGSSTGDLLVDEQSALERIFAETSLPLTAHCEDESTVRANAARLGDQLTLADHSRIRDHQAAMIATRRALDLAFRHRHRFHVLHVSTGDETALLADHQGLITAEVCPHHLFFHIEDYERLGSLVQMNPSIKTQDDNRRLWQALQDGLIQVIATDHAPHTWEEKQQPYPQSPSGLPAVENSLALLLDQAHRGACTLEQIAHWMSDAPARVWDLVDKGRIAPGYDADLVLVDTHRQQTIQHAQQETKCKWSPWDGVTLTGWPVRTWVHGEEVYREGVFNTAVRGREATYDHARGGYWATQD from the coding sequence ATGAGAACCCTGATCAAGAACGCCCAGGTCGTACTGCCGACGGGCATTGTCGCGATTCCCGTACTGCTCGAAGGCGGCAAGATCGCCGACCTGGATCCGGCGCCGCAGATCACCGCCGACGTAACGATCGACGCCACGGGCCTGCACCTGCTGCCCGGCGTGATCGACGACCAGGTGCATTTCCGCGAGCCGGGTCTCACCCACAAGGAAGACCTGGCGAGCGCCAGTCGCGCTTGCGCCAAAGGCGGCGTCACCACTTTCCTGGAAATGCCGAACACCAAACCGGCGGCCATCACGCAGGCCGGCGTGAACGAGAAGCTGGCCCTGGCGGCCTCCAAAAGCCTGGTCAACTACGGCTTCTACATTGGCGCCACGCCGCATAACATCGAGGACCTCAAAACGGCGCAGCGCACGCCGGGGATCAAAATTTTCATCGGCTCCAGCACGGGCGATCTGCTGGTCGACGAGCAGTCGGCCCTGGAGCGGATCTTTGCCGAAACGTCCCTGCCGCTGACCGCCCACTGTGAAGATGAATCGACCGTGCGGGCCAACGCCGCCCGCCTGGGCGACCAGCTGACCCTGGCCGACCACTCGCGGATCCGCGACCACCAGGCCGCCATGATCGCCACCCGCCGGGCGCTCGATCTGGCGTTCCGGCATCGGCACCGGTTCCATGTGCTGCATGTTTCCACCGGCGACGAAACGGCCCTGCTGGCCGATCACCAGGGACTGATCACGGCCGAGGTCTGCCCGCATCACCTGTTCTTTCATATCGAGGACTACGAACGGCTGGGCTCGCTGGTGCAGATGAACCCCTCGATCAAAACGCAGGACGACAATCGCCGGTTGTGGCAAGCGCTGCAGGACGGACTGATTCAAGTCATCGCCACCGATCATGCGCCGCATACCTGGGAAGAGAAGCAGCAGCCGTACCCGCAGTCGCCGTCCGGTTTGCCGGCGGTGGAGAATTCGCTGGCGTTGCTGCTGGACCAGGCCCACCGGGGCGCCTGCACGCTGGAGCAGATCGCCCACTGGATGTCCGATGCTCCCGCCCGGGTCTGGGATCTGGTCGACAAGGGCCGCATCGCTCCCGGTTACGACGCCGACCTGGTGCTGGTCGACACCCATCGGCAACAAACGATCCAGCACGCCCAGCAGGAGACCAAATGCAAATGGTCGCCCTGGGACGGCGTCACCTTGACCGGCTGGCCTGTCCGCACCTGGGTGCATGGCGAAGAAGTTTATCGCGAAGGCGTTTTCAATACCGCCGTCCGCGGCCGCGAAGCCACGTACGACCACGCCCGCGGCGGCTACTGGGCCACACAGGATTAA